A single region of the Thermotoga profunda AZM34c06 genome encodes:
- a CDS encoding class I SAM-dependent rRNA methyltransferase: MNKIKRNYHPWIYSTEISKIDGEFEEGQIVDVFLQDGKFFGRGYINTKSKITIRLLTTQPKTAQQIIEERIDQAIKRREYILRSEQACRLIYSESDWLAGLIVDKYDSYIVIQINTLGMDKLKDLVVRTLVKKLNVTGVYEKSDSSVRSKEGLGQICEWLYGTGPEVIFYRSEDLTLAADLKGQKTGTFLDQRFNARAVLPYAKDKACLDVFSYTGNFSLHLLKYGAKHVKLIDYSERSLQIAEQLLKLNGFDGKYELIKENAFDWLKQESSQEKYDLIVLDPPSFAKSASSRISAQRGHKEINLRAMKLLRKPGILVSSCCTQVLSEQDFEQVLQDSAEDCKVQACILYRGSQPADHPVLLDVPETRYLKFYIMQIWRRA, translated from the coding sequence TTGAACAAGATCAAGAGAAATTATCATCCGTGGATATATTCAACTGAGATATCGAAGATAGATGGAGAGTTTGAAGAAGGTCAGATTGTAGATGTTTTTCTTCAAGATGGGAAATTCTTTGGACGTGGATATATAAATACAAAATCAAAGATAACAATTCGTCTTTTAACGACTCAGCCAAAGACAGCTCAGCAGATTATTGAAGAAAGAATCGATCAGGCTATTAAAAGGCGAGAATACATACTCAGATCTGAGCAAGCTTGCCGATTGATTTACAGCGAGTCAGACTGGCTTGCTGGTTTGATCGTTGATAAGTACGATTCGTATATAGTTATTCAGATTAACACCCTTGGCATGGATAAATTAAAAGATCTGGTTGTAAGAACTCTTGTGAAGAAACTAAATGTTACCGGTGTCTATGAAAAATCTGATTCTTCTGTGAGATCAAAAGAAGGATTGGGTCAAATATGTGAATGGCTTTATGGTACAGGACCAGAGGTGATATTCTATCGCTCTGAAGATTTAACACTTGCTGCAGATCTGAAAGGGCAAAAGACTGGGACCTTTCTGGACCAGAGATTCAATGCAAGAGCTGTTTTACCATATGCGAAAGATAAGGCGTGCTTGGATGTCTTTTCTTATACTGGTAACTTTTCTTTACATCTATTGAAATACGGTGCAAAGCATGTGAAGTTGATCGATTATTCAGAACGTTCTTTGCAAATCGCGGAACAATTATTGAAATTAAATGGCTTCGATGGAAAATACGAATTGATCAAAGAAAATGCCTTTGATTGGCTCAAGCAAGAATCTTCACAGGAGAAATATGATTTAATCGTACTTGATCCACCTTCTTTTGCAAAATCTGCAAGTTCAAGAATATCAGCTCAACGCGGACATAAAGAGATAAATCTCCGGGCAATGAAATTGTTGAGAAAACCGGGAATTTTAGTCTCTTCATGTTGTACACAGGTTCTATCAGAGCAGGATTTTGAGCAAGTTTTACAGGATTCCGCCGAAGATTGTAAAGTTCAGGCATGTATACTCTATAGAGGGTCTCAACCGG